In Novosphingobium sp. MMS21-SN21R, a single genomic region encodes these proteins:
- a CDS encoding prepilin peptidase — translation MQGNIIVYGLVGALAIALLVAAFTDIRRRQIDNWLNAAIALGAPVYWWAAGLSLWPDIASQVGVALVTFVALAGLFALKLMGGGDVKLLSALALWLPPMTFLKLIVIMSLLGGVLTIIFATWHYTVTRRRDAKIPYGVAIAASGLITLAPVLEAGWRSVTGA, via the coding sequence ATGCAGGGGAACATCATCGTTTACGGACTGGTCGGGGCCTTGGCAATCGCACTGCTGGTTGCTGCCTTCACCGATATCCGCCGCCGCCAGATCGACAACTGGCTGAACGCCGCCATCGCGCTCGGCGCCCCGGTCTATTGGTGGGCGGCAGGCCTGTCACTCTGGCCGGACATCGCCTCGCAAGTCGGCGTCGCGCTTGTGACCTTCGTTGCACTCGCCGGGCTGTTCGCGCTGAAACTTATGGGTGGCGGCGACGTCAAGCTGCTCAGCGCGCTGGCCTTGTGGCTGCCTCCGATGACCTTTCTCAAGCTGATCGTGATCATGTCGCTGCTTGGCGGCGTCCTCACCATCATCTTCGCTACGTGGCACTACACCGTGACCCGCAGGCGCGATGCAAAGATCCCTTACGGCGTGGCGATTGCCGCATCCGGACTGATCACTCTGGCCCCTGTTCTGGAGGCCGGTTGGCGCTCCGTCACAGGTGCATGA
- the cpaB gene encoding Flp pilus assembly protein CpaB gives MDKRKLMLLVGALIVAIGTAFAARSLFAGASTPQAEAAAKMPMGPKVLVAQRALPVGTIITADSLNFQAWPKDMVQDVYFVEGEADMQKLLGTVVRNPVTAGEPLTKGNLVAPGDRGFLAAALGPGMRAVTIPVSARTGVAGFVFPGDHIDLVLTQTVKGNNDGMALKASETIMKNLRVLATDQSTDQEMVEGKTRVRTFSTVTLEVTPKIAEKIAVAQTIGTISLSLRSLADNSAELEQAIAAGDVKIPAGVSKSQEEALLKQAMNRPIESANASFVTGGDVSRFQRRTMPVAAPAGGSPSMGAPAPAPQLTMNGTPVPRGPIVRVTRGKDTEAVSVGAK, from the coding sequence ATGGACAAGAGGAAGCTGATGTTGCTGGTGGGGGCGCTGATCGTTGCGATCGGCACGGCCTTCGCGGCAAGGAGCCTTTTCGCTGGCGCATCGACGCCTCAGGCCGAAGCGGCAGCCAAGATGCCGATGGGCCCGAAGGTGCTGGTGGCGCAACGCGCACTGCCGGTCGGCACGATCATCACGGCTGACTCCCTGAACTTCCAGGCATGGCCCAAGGACATGGTTCAGGATGTCTACTTCGTCGAAGGCGAAGCCGACATGCAGAAGCTGCTCGGCACCGTCGTGCGCAATCCGGTCACCGCCGGTGAGCCGCTGACCAAGGGCAACCTCGTGGCTCCGGGCGATCGCGGTTTCCTCGCCGCCGCTCTTGGGCCAGGCATGCGCGCTGTGACCATCCCGGTCTCTGCCCGCACCGGCGTTGCCGGCTTCGTCTTCCCGGGCGACCACATCGACCTCGTCCTGACCCAGACGGTCAAAGGGAACAACGATGGCATGGCGCTCAAGGCCTCCGAAACCATCATGAAGAACCTGCGCGTTCTCGCCACCGACCAGTCGACCGATCAGGAAATGGTCGAAGGCAAGACCCGCGTCCGCACATTCAGCACCGTCACGCTCGAAGTGACGCCGAAGATCGCCGAGAAGATCGCCGTGGCCCAGACCATCGGCACGATCAGCCTCTCGCTGCGCTCGCTCGCCGACAACTCGGCCGAACTGGAACAGGCGATTGCCGCAGGCGACGTCAAGATCCCGGCCGGTGTGAGCAAGAGCCAAGAAGAAGCCTTGCTAAAGCAGGCAATGAACCGCCCGATCGAATCGGCCAACGCCAGCTTCGTGACCGGCGGCGACGTCTCGCGCTTCCAGCGCCGGACGATGCCGGTTGCCGCACCTGCCGGTGGCTCTCCTTCGATGGGCGCTCCTGCGCCGGCACCGCAACTGACCATGAACGGCACACCGGTCCCACGCGGCCCGATTGTCCGGGTGACGCGCGGCAAGGACACCGAAGCCGTATCGGTGGGAGCAAAGTGA
- a CDS encoding type II and III secretion system protein family protein has product MTTETRQTPLAKGSTMKRRLSTSLISAAMIAVPMTLVPVTGVLHAQSVTSPARSFTLSIGRGELVTVPGKMADVFVADDKVADVQVKSANQLYVFGKAGGETTIYASNARGDVVWSANVRVGNNLDSIDQMLHLAMPDARVNVSTMNNTVLLTGTVGAPEDAAEAERLVKAFVGDKTNVISRLKMATPLQVSLHVKFAEVSRSLVRTIGANITTIDGSGGIKFGIGQGRSAASSFNTNPNLPFGVGVGTGSVQGYIQDPTGATQNLVATAGTAVSAAASGTTIAGMGRLLGLDLLGALDAGETIGLVTTLSEPNLTAISGETAEFLAGGEYPIPVSQGLGTTSIEYKKYGVSLAYTPTVLANGRISIRVRPEVSELSSTGALKLDSIEIPALTVRRAETTVELGSGQSFMIAGLLSNSAQNALTKMPGAGDIPILGSLFRSTSYKKGETELVIIVTPYLVNPVNAADIKLPTDGFQSPNDIQRLLGNMEHDGVTGGDRPKPTEKEGTVQAGPKVGALDAPAGSAQPRDRRSDKKVASAEPGFSIQ; this is encoded by the coding sequence ATGACCACGGAAACGCGCCAGACCCCGCTTGCGAAGGGCAGCACCATGAAACGCCGTCTCTCCACCTCGCTCATTTCGGCCGCGATGATCGCCGTGCCGATGACCCTGGTCCCCGTCACCGGCGTGCTCCACGCCCAGAGCGTGACCAGCCCGGCCCGCAGCTTCACGCTCTCGATCGGCCGCGGTGAACTGGTCACCGTGCCCGGAAAGATGGCTGACGTGTTCGTCGCCGACGACAAGGTCGCCGATGTTCAGGTGAAGTCGGCCAACCAGCTCTACGTGTTCGGCAAGGCCGGTGGGGAAACCACCATCTACGCCAGCAACGCGCGCGGCGATGTGGTGTGGTCGGCAAATGTCCGGGTTGGCAATAACCTCGACTCGATCGACCAGATGCTGCATCTCGCCATGCCCGATGCCCGCGTCAACGTCTCGACGATGAACAACACGGTGCTGCTAACCGGCACGGTCGGCGCGCCTGAAGACGCGGCCGAGGCCGAACGTCTGGTCAAGGCCTTCGTCGGCGACAAGACCAACGTGATCAGCCGCCTCAAGATGGCAACGCCGCTGCAGGTCAGCCTGCACGTGAAGTTTGCCGAAGTCAGCCGCTCGCTGGTTCGCACCATTGGTGCCAACATTACGACGATCGACGGCTCGGGCGGCATCAAGTTCGGTATCGGCCAGGGTCGCTCGGCCGCTTCAAGCTTCAACACCAATCCCAACCTTCCCTTCGGGGTCGGTGTGGGTACCGGATCGGTCCAAGGCTATATTCAGGACCCGACCGGGGCAACGCAGAACCTTGTTGCTACCGCTGGCACCGCTGTGTCAGCCGCAGCATCCGGCACCACAATCGCCGGCATGGGCAGGCTGCTTGGCCTCGACCTGCTCGGCGCGCTCGATGCTGGTGAAACCATCGGCCTGGTGACCACGCTGTCGGAACCGAACCTCACCGCGATTTCCGGCGAAACTGCCGAGTTCCTCGCGGGCGGCGAATATCCGATCCCGGTTTCGCAGGGCCTCGGCACCACGTCGATCGAGTACAAGAAGTACGGTGTCAGCCTCGCTTACACGCCGACGGTGTTGGCCAATGGCCGCATCTCGATCCGCGTTCGCCCGGAAGTGTCGGAGCTTTCCAGCACCGGCGCGCTCAAGCTCGACAGCATCGAAATCCCGGCGCTGACCGTGCGCCGCGCCGAGACGACTGTCGAACTCGGCTCCGGCCAGTCGTTCATGATCGCAGGACTGCTCAGCAACAGCGCGCAGAACGCGCTGACCAAGATGCCGGGCGCGGGCGACATCCCGATCCTCGGCTCGCTGTTCCGCTCGACCAGCTACAAGAAGGGCGAAACCGAACTGGTCATCATCGTCACGCCATACCTGGTCAATCCGGTCAACGCTGCAGACATCAAACTGCCGACCGATGGCTTCCAGAGCCCCAATGACATCCAGCGCCTGCTTGGCAACATGGAGCATGACGGGGTGACCGGGGGTGACCGTCCCAAGCCGACCGAAAAGGAAGGCACCGTTCAGGCCGGACCCAAGGTGGGAGCACTCGATGCCCCCGCAGGCTCTGCCCAGCCGCGCGACCGTCGCAGCGACAAGAAGGTCGCCAGCGCCGAGCCCGGCTTCAGCATTCAGTGA
- a CDS encoding CpaD family pilus assembly protein, translated as MHRNLTRSTTSALILAASIALSACSATPENRMLNSVHQPVVERNRYVLDVDTLPGGGLSIPEQRRLAGWFESLGLKYGDKISVDDPMQSKATLASVEAVASRWSLMVDGNAPITAGYVASGATRIIVTRAVASVPGCPDWSTKSDFSMSNRTTSNFGCAINSNLAAMVADKEHLVQGATGSGETVVMSGTKAIDSYRNAKPTGEGGLKSVNTSSSGSGGGGN; from the coding sequence ATGCACCGCAACCTCACACGCAGCACGACCAGTGCATTGATCCTCGCCGCTTCCATTGCGCTGTCGGCCTGCTCGGCCACGCCTGAAAACCGCATGCTCAATTCGGTTCACCAGCCGGTGGTCGAACGCAACCGCTACGTGCTCGATGTCGATACGCTGCCCGGCGGCGGCCTTTCGATCCCCGAGCAGCGCCGTCTGGCCGGATGGTTCGAAAGCCTCGGCCTGAAATATGGCGACAAGATCTCGGTCGACGATCCGATGCAGTCCAAGGCCACGCTGGCATCGGTCGAAGCCGTCGCCTCGCGCTGGAGCCTGATGGTCGATGGCAATGCGCCGATCACCGCGGGCTACGTCGCCTCTGGTGCCACCCGCATCATCGTGACGCGCGCGGTCGCCTCGGTTCCGGGCTGCCCGGACTGGTCGACCAAGTCGGACTTCTCGATGTCCAACCGCACCACGTCGAACTTCGGCTGCGCGATCAACAGTAACCTGGCCGCGATGGTCGCCGACAAGGAGCACCTTGTCCAGGGCGCCACCGGCTCGGGCGAAACGGTCGTGATGTCGGGCACCAAGGCCATCGACAGCTACCGCAATGCCAAGCCCACCGGCGAAGGCGGGCTCAAGAGCGTCAACACATCCAGCAGCGGCAGCGGCGGCGGAGGGAACTAA
- a CDS encoding pilus assembly protein CpaE, with product MSMKHANRDAFAAFMCDETALDMLRPVVVDMGWAPEKCHRGGLRNAIQSLSITASPNILMVDLSESGDPLNDINALAEVCEPGTVVIAVGQVNDVRLYRDLVASGIQDYLLKPLNAGQIRDALVQAQTIFTAPKSHDPMTAKRHISTAIVGTRGGVGASTLATSLAWLFSTDHKLPTALLDLDVHFGTGALTLDLEPGRGLTDAIDNPSRIDGLFIERAMIRANDNLAILSAEAPISSPLMTDGSAFVQLEEEFRQAFEMTVIDMPRNMLINFPHLLSDVNVVIVATELTLAGARDAIRLLSWLKTNASHARPVIVANKVQAGANEISKADFEASIERKINFMIPYDVKGASNSAKLGQTFVAANRASKAGGILRDIAHGIIGSVGEDGTATADNSSDVRKASLLGKFDLKKMLAAKPKANAAA from the coding sequence ATGAGCATGAAACACGCGAACCGCGACGCTTTTGCCGCCTTCATGTGCGACGAGACTGCGCTCGACATGCTCCGCCCGGTCGTCGTCGACATGGGCTGGGCGCCGGAGAAGTGCCATCGCGGCGGCCTCCGCAACGCGATCCAGTCGCTGTCGATCACCGCCAGCCCGAACATCCTGATGGTCGATCTGTCGGAAAGCGGCGATCCGCTCAACGACATCAACGCATTGGCCGAAGTCTGCGAGCCGGGCACCGTCGTCATCGCGGTGGGCCAGGTCAACGACGTGCGCCTCTATCGCGATCTCGTCGCCTCGGGCATTCAGGACTATCTGCTCAAGCCGCTCAACGCCGGTCAGATCCGCGACGCGCTGGTTCAGGCGCAGACGATCTTCACCGCGCCCAAGAGCCACGATCCGATGACGGCAAAGCGCCACATCTCGACCGCGATCGTGGGCACGCGCGGCGGCGTCGGCGCCTCCACGCTGGCGACCTCGCTGGCATGGCTGTTCAGCACCGATCACAAGCTGCCGACCGCGTTGCTCGATCTCGACGTCCACTTCGGCACGGGCGCACTCACCCTCGATCTCGAGCCGGGCCGGGGCCTGACCGACGCGATCGACAATCCCAGCCGCATCGACGGTCTGTTCATTGAACGCGCCATGATCCGCGCGAACGACAATCTGGCGATCCTTTCGGCAGAAGCGCCGATCAGCTCCCCGCTGATGACCGACGGCAGTGCATTCGTGCAGCTCGAGGAAGAGTTCCGTCAGGCATTCGAGATGACCGTGATCGACATGCCGCGCAACATGCTGATCAACTTCCCGCACCTGCTCAGCGACGTGAACGTGGTGATTGTCGCCACGGAGCTGACACTGGCCGGTGCGCGCGATGCAATCCGCCTGCTCTCGTGGCTCAAGACTAACGCCAGCCATGCGCGGCCGGTCATCGTGGCCAACAAGGTTCAGGCTGGCGCGAACGAGATCAGCAAGGCCGATTTCGAAGCCTCGATAGAACGCAAGATCAACTTCATGATCCCTTACGACGTGAAGGGCGCCTCGAACTCGGCCAAGCTCGGCCAGACTTTCGTCGCCGCCAATCGCGCGTCGAAGGCCGGCGGCATTCTGCGCGACATCGCTCACGGGATCATCGGTTCGGTGGGTGAGGATGGAACCGCAACTGCTGACAACAGCAGCGATGTGCGCAAGGCTTCGCTGCTGGGCAAGTTCGATCTCAAGAAAATGCTTGCGGCCAAGCCCAAGGCTAATGCTGCGGCTTGA
- a CDS encoding type II secretion system F family protein, whose protein sequence is MIQLLVMAVGLMLAMVLGYAALSGPSASKESGRRLQSVRFRHSESAVDKVEAQYRKTLASRKPRTHKIAGSGSRLEALALRLHRTGKGWTMSQYLYVSGGIALAVLIVVYIKTGAAALALGAGVLIGGGVPHFLVGRAINKRINGFVTRLPDALDLLVRGLRSGLPVTETLGVVASELPGPVGQEFKMVTDRIKVGRTMEEALQDTADRLNLPEFNFFCITLAIQRETGGNLAETLSNLSDVLRKRAQMKLKIKAMSSESKASAYIVGSLPFIVFALIYTINPEYLGKFFVDDRLIIAGLGGLTWLGIGSFIMAKMVSFEI, encoded by the coding sequence ATGATCCAGCTTCTGGTAATGGCCGTGGGCCTGATGCTCGCCATGGTGCTCGGTTATGCCGCCCTGTCAGGTCCGTCGGCATCCAAGGAATCGGGCAGGCGCCTGCAGTCGGTGCGTTTCCGCCATTCGGAAAGCGCGGTCGACAAGGTCGAGGCCCAGTATCGCAAGACGCTGGCCTCGCGCAAACCGCGCACCCACAAGATCGCAGGGTCCGGGTCGAGGCTTGAGGCGCTGGCATTGCGCCTGCACCGCACGGGCAAGGGCTGGACGATGTCGCAATACCTCTACGTCAGCGGCGGCATTGCCCTGGCCGTGCTTATAGTGGTCTACATCAAGACCGGCGCGGCGGCTCTGGCTCTGGGTGCCGGTGTGCTGATCGGCGGCGGCGTGCCGCACTTTCTGGTTGGCCGGGCCATCAACAAGCGGATCAACGGTTTTGTCACGCGCCTTCCCGATGCTCTCGACCTGCTCGTTCGCGGCCTCCGCTCGGGCCTGCCGGTAACCGAGACTCTCGGCGTCGTTGCCTCAGAATTGCCTGGCCCGGTCGGGCAGGAATTCAAGATGGTGACGGACCGCATCAAGGTTGGCCGGACCATGGAAGAAGCGCTGCAGGACACGGCAGACCGCCTGAACCTTCCCGAATTCAACTTCTTCTGCATCACCCTTGCGATCCAGCGCGAAACCGGCGGCAACTTGGCAGAAACCCTGTCCAACCTGTCCGACGTCTTGCGCAAACGCGCCCAGATGAAGCTCAAGATCAAGGCGATGAGCTCGGAATCCAAGGCCTCGGCCTATATCGTCGGCTCGTTGCCGTTCATCGTCTTCGCGCTGATCTACACGATCAATCCCGAGTATCTTGGCAAGTTCTTCGTAGACGACCGTCTGATCATCGCGGGCCTCGGCGGCCTGACGTGGCTCGGCATCGGCTCGTTCATCATGGCCAAGATGGTCAGCTTCGAAATCTGA